The Remersonia thermophila strain ATCC 22073 chromosome 3, whole genome shotgun sequence nucleotide sequence GGTTCTTGGCTTGCGGCGTTCCGAGCAGCTGATGTTCCCCGGAAGGCCGCGGCCCTGAAGGGCAGTGCGAGCAGACGTAGTTGTACGCGAGCAGGTGTGCGTAGAGCGCATCGCAGAGGcgtgccggcgcggacgggaagacgttggcgacggcggcccaggGGGACGGGGTCTTCAGCCACGACGGCATACGGCCCGTGATGGGGCACTGGAGAACCCGCGAGAGCTTGACGTGGGAAAGAGACTTGGCCAGGCGGGTGGCATGCGACCATTGCTGgacttgctgctgctgctgttttTCGGCGGCCATGTTGTTGCAGCGCCGGGAGGGGTCGAACCAATCGGCCATGTTCCACCGCCTCGAATGCTTCGGGGAGCTCGACGAGTAGGCCGAGTCGGTATCGGACTCGGGGTCTCGGAACTGGCGGTCCATgaggctccggcgccggagctTCTTGGAGTAGGCACGGATGGTCTCGATGGAGAGGCTCGAGGTGAGCAGCATCGTCTCGGGGAAGCACGAGATGGATGCCCTCAGAGACTCGATTACGTTGGGGGGCAGCGGGAGGCTGGCGAGCGAGCTATTCGTCGGGTACCGGGTCAGATGTGAATGAGCAGGAGCCAGGGCGTCCGGGAAAGCGTCCGGGCAGGCGTCCGGGCAagcgtcggcctcgagcgagCGCTTGGTGACGGAAGGCTTCGGATCCGCCAGGTCTGCGGAGGGGGCCTTCTCCAATTCCAGCGCTTCTGAGATCCCGTCCTCTTCATCAGAGccctcgctgtcgtcgtcttgGCTTCGCCCCGCCAGAGGAATGCACGGGGGCGTGGATACGTCGATGATGGTTCGGCCGTTAACGAGCTCCAGCAACGACGGTCCCGTGCCCAGCTCTCCTGACAGGTTGCTTTCGGTGGACAGTTGCCTCCGATGCCTCACCATGCCGACagagccggccgacgccgaggatgccgcgcGATCCCGGGCGTTTGCGGGACCAAGCTCTGGCGAAACCCGGCTGGGATGTGAAGGGAGCGCTTTGCCCTTGCCCGCGGCAGGTGGCGGGATTTCGATGATACGCGGCTTTTCGAAATGCACGGGGAGCGGCACGGAGAATTGCTTGCTCAGCGGGGCGAGGTCTAACGGGGAATTTGGTGCAGCagccttgtcgtcggccgggtcccgCGTTTCGTCCAGGCCTCCCAGGGTTGCGAGCGAAGTCCTTGCCGTAAAGATGTAGTTCTCGGTTCCCTCTTGGGGTGTCTCGGGCTCATCGTCGAACCATGTGCCGTCCAGGCTGTCTTCTCGATTGGATGAGCACGGCGTGAGGTCAAGCAAGGCGGGCAGAGGCatgctgctcaaggagggcGAAGAAGAGCTGGGCGACACTGGCGTAGCctcggtgatgatggcggaGAGCTGGTCGGTTCGGACAGAAACAAGACCGTCAGCCAGCTTCTGGGAAGCGGATAGCAGGTCGGGAGAGCTTCTCCCGGACCCTGACGGTCCGTTCTCATAGCCATGCGTCTTctcaacctcctccaaccACGGCCCCTTATCGAGGCCGCTGGCCATGCTGAGGACCCCGTTGGGCTCAGGCGCAGCAAGGCCTGGGCACGGGGAACCGGCCGTCATGTCTTTGGACAAAAAGATATCTCTTGATCGTTCCAGGTCcctcgccagcagctcgggaAAGGTGCAGTCGACAAGAAGGTTTTCGTAGCTCAGCGTATCGCCCAGAGAGGGCGCGAAGTCAGCCCGGGAGGCCATAACAGGCATATAAGATACCTGGTGGCAACGACAGGGTCGAAATAATCACGTCCTCGTCTGACTCGGGTGGCGAGCGATCCTAGGGTAGATCGTGCCAAGTAAACGATGTCTTTCTGGGGCTAACTAGTTGGACGCAGAAGAGACGATATGCTATAACAGGGCTTCTGGGCGCGATTCCGGGGCGATAAGAGCACAGAACAAGGAGTAGCGAGGCGGCAAACAGCTCACGGATAAGCAACAGAGCACAAGCCGTTGAACGTGAAGGAGGGCTAGGCCATGCCGATGAAGGGCAGAGGGGCCAGGGGCTTGAATAAGTCCCTTGTTCCTTGATGACCTTCTCCAAGGCATCGGAACAGAAGCAGGGATGCCGAACACGCGGCACGACTGTCTCTCATGTTGTGACGCCTCGATTTGGCAACGCTGCTCGGCGGAAAGGGAGGGGCGCTTGTGCTTCCCAAGAGCCCATATGCCTTGTGCGCCACAAGGATACACAGCTGGCAGAGAGACCCCGTCAAGCCACCAGGCCGGGAGCGAGGCGACTGATTCAAGATGCCGGGATCACGGAAGGATGCTGGAACGCGTCGTGCCGCACCCTGGGCTGGGATGCCGACGGTCTCTTGTTTCTCTGCTCGAGATCCACGACGGCAGGGTTTCGAAACAACAAGGCCGGGTTGAACGCTAGAGGAGCGTCCATTGTATGGCCGGTCGACTTGGCCTACCTAGGCTCTCGTGTCGGGGACGCAAGGGATCCGGGAGGACGGATAGGTGCATTGCGGTACCGGTACACACAAGTGAGCTTACGAATGAagctcgccgtggccgcgaaAGCCGCGCAGCCGACGAGGCAAGGTCATGCCGGAGGaacagggggggaggggaaagtCCTCGGTGTATGTAGTAGTATTATTAGTGACGGGCCAACGTTTTTTTGTTTTGACCGGGAAGGTCAGCCGGTGTGCCCCCCTGAGCCCTGCACAGGACTGCTGCGGAAATCCGATGTGACTGCTTGAACTTTGCCCGCCTCCGAGAGCCGGTTGCTGCGAGGAACCGTGGACGTGCACGGTACGCCTGAACACCTGCGTCTCGGACAAGCcccgaggtcgaggttgagAGGGTTGCATGGGGACACCCGAATCCGTGATAGCGGGTTGGACTGCAAAAACCGAGAGGTGACAGAGCTGCGGCCTCTTCATGCATGACAGAGCACTACGCCGTCCACCGTGGGATGGAACGGGTGTGACGTGGAAGAATCGTGCAGCCGGACGATCCAAATGGATTGGATTGGCGCGTCGTGCGGTAAGATGCTAGGGATGAACTCGAATGaagaagctcggcgccgttccAAACCCTGGGAGCATGAACACGGCAGTCAGCGAGCCATTAACGTTGAGGTGAGGGTTGGCTTGACGTCGGGGTCTGGCCTTGTCCTGGGTGGCGTGGGGGTGGGGCAGCTGAGCCGCTTTTGGGGTCTTTTGGGGGGAGCGCTATCCGGACCTGCAGGGATGGGCCAAGAAGCGCCGAGGGAGAGGTGGACCCCGAAAGTTGCCTTCCCGCTGGGATTGAGGTGGCATCGGACTCGAgacccgccccggccgttgGCGCTCCAAACGCAGCCAATCACGGGCGCTGTCGTGCAGGAAAAGGGAAAGAAAACTTTCTCCCCAGCTTTGTTGCATTGTTCGGACGCTACGCTCCCTCACTCACTTCACGGTCTTGCACAAAACGAACACACCTGACAACCCGTTCACCTTCACTTTGGTCATCTCGCCACAAGTTCTCACCATTtgacaccaccgccgcaggAACGCGCTAGCTCCCTcaacccaacgccgccattTGTTCAGCCACCTGCCGGCCTCGGTCGGGATTGGACTTTTTTTTGCGACCAGCGGATCAGAAACGGGTCCCTAACCGCGTGCTGTGATTGGCGGCGAGTCGGCATCCTGTGTCGACGGCATCAACGcaagggagagggggagagggagagagggagagagagggagagggggcaACAGCCTGGTCGGGTCAGATAACACGGCTCGCTGCGGGGGTTTTCGCAGCTCCCAACGGCCAACCATGCTCTCCGAGGAGTTCATGTCGGCCATCTGTGGGCCACCCCTCAGTTCCAACACGGCGATCGCCAAAGATGTGGGCATCTACTGCCACAGCCTCAGTCCCGCTTACTCAGTCAAGTCGACCTTCAAGAAGAGCTCGGCCCCGCCCAGCTGCCTGGCGGTGAGCGAGGCCCACGTCTTTGCTGCCCAGCAGGACAAAGCCTACGTGCACGTCTATTCCAGGCTGCGCGGGAACCAGGAGGCGTTTGTGGCGTTCCCGGAGAGGATACGCTGCGtggcgctcgtcgaggatgtcCTCGTCTTGGGCACGGTCGAGGGCCGGCTGATGCTATGGGAGGTGAGATGAGATGCTACGGGGAGGATGGACTTGGGGCCCCGGTGTTTCTTCTGCGCACCCACAAAGCGCTCACATTCCGTCGCAGACATGCACAGGCCGCCTCCTATCGACCCCGGCTCGCCACGTCCAGGCCGTGTCATGCGTCGCTGCCACGCCGTACCACATCCTCACGGGGTCGGACGACTCAGACATCCACGTGTGGTCCCTGccccagctgctcgagctggacacgccggccggcgccgagttcGAGCCGCAGCGGAGCCTCTCTAACCAtcgcgccgccatcaccggcctcgccgtcagCCCCAGCGTCAGCAGCGACACCAGCTTTTGCGTGTCCGCCAGCAAGGACAAGTCGTGCATCATCTGGAACTATCAGACcggcgacgccctgcgcACCCTGCTCTTCCCGAGCGCTCCGTTATGCGTCTCcctcgagccggccgcccgggccttTTGCGTCTCATGCGAGGACGGCTCGCTgcagctggcggagctgTACGGGCCCAAGCCCCTGCTGGGCCCCGGGTCCGAAGAccccgcgacggcggtgcaGGCGCCGTCGGTGCCGTTTGGCTCCGCccatgccgacgccggcccggcgacgtGCGTCGCCTGGAGCTACGACGGTACGATGCTCCTGACGGGCCACCCCCGGGGCCAGATCCTGCGGTGGGACGTTGCCGAGAACAAGTCTCCtgtcgagctggccaacctgaacgccgccgtcaccaacgTCGTCTTTGTCTCGCCCTTCCCCGAGAGGAAGCCTACCAAGACGGTCAACATTGTCAAGCCGTCGCAAGCCGAGCGCTCGTACACGTTTGCCGCGCAGTTTGAGCAGCTgcccgaggcgacggccggctcggccacgTTCGACTCGCTGCTGGCTACGCCTGGGTTTCCGCAGGACACCAtggaggcggccatcgcTGCGTTCTACCAgcccgtgggcggcggcgattcGGCCGGAGATGCGGAGCTGCAGAGGCAGAACGAGGAGCTGTGGGAGCTCATCAATGAGCAGAGGGCTCTGCAAAAGGAAACGCTGCAGCGTTATGTTCAAGCCAAGTCGAGCCAGTAATTGAGGTATCGGGGGACTTGGATACGGTTGATTTGTCGCCATTTCCCGCAATTCTACCCACGTAAAAAGGCTTGTGAAGAGGCTTGACAACTCGAGTTGGATTACGGACGTTAGTAGCATATACCCAGGAACTTAGAGCAACCATTGTAGGTTGGTAGGGATGTGATCAAAAAAAGAATAGAAATGTACCGGCCTGTTCTTTCTACTTCTTTTTTGGGTTTGTTTCTAAGAACATGCATCATTATCGCTTCCGGTCCGCTATGAGTGCCTTTGAGAATCTCATGATTGTATGACCTCACCTTGTTCGGTTGTTGGATAACTCGTGAGGCTATGGCTAAGCCAATTCCTGGACTTGTCTGCTCGTGGAGATAAGGTAGTACATAGTAAGATAATGtagtttttcttttctcccgTTATGTTTCTACTCTTTTTTCTGTCAATTCATTTTGATTGAGATGCTCTTGTTTTTGgcatttcttttttttttttctccctcgCTCATGACCTCATTTCTCAGTGTCCCAAGAGGTCCTGGGTATCCATTGtgggacgatgacgatgccaAGATCTCGGTTGCCGCTAGTTAGGTCCATCGTAGGCCATGAGGTCCAGTGATGGacgggggggcgggagctcCAATTCGTGCGGGGCGCCAAGGCCAGCTTCTGCACTGGCGCATCTCTTTTTCAACGTCGAGGGGGCtccgcggcgacctcgagctcgatATCGTCATCGCCACCCCTCCGCTTCCCTGGGCGGAAAACGAGCCCTTCAGCATTGCAAAAACCGCCAACGCACCTGTCCATTAGCGATATGACTTCCACACTGGCACGCTTGCAGATGCAAATGCGCTGAGCTCCCACATCGCCTGCGTTCTGGCCCCTCAGCAGCCCCTCAGCTCGCCATGCGGTCAcgtctccttctcgtccgGCGCGCCGGACACTTGAAGCTGCAGCGCAGCTTCACTCAGAGCACCGTCGCTCGCATCGACtttggcggccggccgcgtcttcccttcctcgccgTTCCGACCACtcacgccggcctcgtccgctACCTCACCACCGACCGCACCGCCAGGCTCAAGTACGAAATCAAGACCGGCATCAAGTACACAGGCTATGTCTGGATCGCCGGCATCTCCCTTCTCGCCGCCTACTTTGCCATCGCTCAGGAGAGCCTTGAGCGCAGCTATCCGACCCCTCATGAATGGTCCTTCAGGACCCGCATGAActtccgcggcggcaacTGCGCGCGCTACGAGCCGCCCGAAGGCAAAGTCACCGACTGGCTGCAGGTTGCGTGGTGGTTCGAGCAGACCATCAACCGCCTTCACGATGCCGCCATTGATGGAAAGGACGTCAAGGACGCCGGACACGAGTACCCGCCGGGGACCAAGGACGTCACGGCGAAATCCGAGGAGTGGCGGAGGGGGTATTTCATGACCCTGATGGGCTacgccaaggccgtcgagcacaTGGATGGCTGGGTGCTGGACAAGTCGAGAAACATCTGCTTCCCGCCGGGGACCATGATCGGCCCCTCGAACCCCTACCCCAAACCCCTTCCGCCAGGATTCAAGGGCGCTCCCCGCGAAGAGGACTGCGTGCCGCGCTTCGAATCGCCCGACGACATCTACATGCGCATCCTGTCCACGCCGGGCTTCACCAACCGCCagcgcatcgaggccggcctcgcctaCGCCTCCTGGCTCGAGTACAaaggcatcgccggcccggccggcatcgtgttcgaggacgccgtgcgcctggcggcggcggagcggcccGGCCTCCCTGCGGCGCCCCTCGACGGCAGGACCTACGTcctcaacgacgccgccggcccgccgtccGAGAAcctcctcaccaccctcaCCGCCTACGCCACCTTCCGCGCCCGCCAAGGCGACgtctcctccgccctccccatcctcgtctccctgctcaaggcccgccgcgccctccccgccgcgccgcccgtctccctcgccgcctccctggcCTCCGACAAGCCCAAGAACGAAGGGCCCttcgccaagctcgccggcttcctcgccccgcccccctacccccgcccccgccggacggcaccgccccgccggccggcaacgacgccctcaacgcgtgccagcaggccgccctgTCCATGCACATCGGCGAGATCATGTTCGCCACGGCGCGCGGCAaccgcgaggacggcctcgcctggacgcgcgacgccgtcgacgtggccgaggagctgctccacGGCCTCCCGcaggcggcccgcgccgcgctcgacgacccggcgcgcGTCGCGTGCAAGGAGTGCCTtgcggcggggctggggaACTGgcaggccatggtggcgaaGCTCgcgagagaggaggaggagaggcggacgaagcagcagcggacCAGCGAGGCGAGGAGCGGGTGGCTGAGCGGGCTGtggagccgcgccgcgccgcacgacgaggaggtgaatcggtgggcggcggagcaAAAGGTGATTGAAGAGAGGCAGAGGAGGGCAAGGGATTTGCTAGAGGACATGAgaccgccgtcgaggggGATCTTGTCGTTCGTTCAGGCGTGAGCGAGCCGGATGGGCGATGCGGACGGGGTGGCGGGATGGCGggatggcggatggcgaAAGGCTGTTTTGTATTGTAAGGGGTGCTTGGGATGGCTGCATTGATCCCCGATAGCTGGATCAGATGCACAgcatgtgtgtgtatgtccCTCTGATGGTGTATACGAAAGCAGATCGTGGTACTGTACAATATGTATGGAAAGGGCGGATACGGGGAAGGGCGACATGGTCGGAATAGATAACACTTCTGAAACCGGGCTTGAAACAACAAAATAGTTAGGTATGCACGGCACCAAAGAAACGAGGCACGCCAAGAGAACCATAAAATTGAGAAACCATGCTTTAAGTTTGGCAGGATGCGATGTGTCACCCTTGTTGAAGAAATCCCCCGTGTCACGACCGACCTTCGGGGGGGCTGCTTGTCCTaccaccagcgccagcaagAACGGTCCGTCCATCGACCACCTAGCTCGCAACCGATACCATCGCACCAACTGCCCTGGCTAATGCTCGATCTTGAGATtttccacctcctccaccagtTCTTTCATCTCCTCAGCGCCCGGACCATCGCCCACCGAGACATTCTCCAACCTTGCCTCTCCAGCCGTTTCACCTGTGCTGGGAGGCTTACTGTTCTCCACGGGCCTTACCGTAGCGCCGTTGGTCTTGCCAGCGTTGTCATTCGGGTCTTCAGCAGTCGGCTTAGGTCCAGACTTCTCAACGCTGTTCTCAACTGCATCTTGGAGCGAGTCAGTCGTAGCATGCGCCGTACCAACGGTTCGCTTGCACTCTTCCATAGCCTTCTTGCGTAGATACGAATCCCAGGTGCCGTCatcctcttcggcctcgccgatAATTTCGACATCTTCGTTCCTGTAAGCAtctcccctcgccgccaccttctGGGTCCAGTCCAAGATTGCCGACTGTGCTTCGATCAGCATCGTTTCGACGTAGCGCGCATTGGGACCGGCGCTGTACACCGGACATCCGTATGACGTGAAACCCCCCGCAGCCGGATTCCCCGATGGCCCGGCCACGATGCTATCCAGGGGTGTGTCATGCAGGATGTATGCGCGGCCCCGCTGGAAGTTGTCAGTATTGGGGACTGTTGAACCGGGGCAGGCAGGACTCAATCTCGAGCGCTTACCTCTTTCACGAACTGCCTGAAGCGCTCCGTTTTGAAGTCGTTCGAGCTGTAGGTCCCTCCAACGATCACAATGGAGctgagccggccgccgaacCGGTCCAGCACAGCGTCATCATCGAGGTACTTCTCTACCGCCTCGGCGGTATCCCCCACGACGATGATATCCACCTTGGCATCCTCCTTGACGAACCCCTTCCCAAGGACCACGCTCTCGAAGACGCTCCTCACATGCTCGTCCACGTTCCTGTTGCCCGGGATCTCGTTCACCTGCGGTACATGATAACGCGCATGGACTGCGCTGGACATGGGGATGCGGTGGCGATCAGTCTGAGTCAGGCCGCGCTGGCCCTCAGGCCACCACCATAGCTCACCTGGATTGGCAATTATGAGACCTGGCGGGGCTGGATCGATGGTGGAGCAGCGCTGTTGCTGTGTCGACTTGATGAAGCTGAGCACCGAGCCGCGGTTgacgccaccgcggccgctaATAACGCGGTTCGCAAAACGCCCAAGGGCCTGGCATGTTTCGCCAAACAAGACGATCACGCGGCCTGCGAttgcggcgttggcggaggTGAGGATAGGCACGTGAGGTTCCGTGGTCGGTAGTCCCAGAGGCAAAGGAACGGTGGTGAAACCGGCATCGGCGAGACGGGATTTGAGGACCTTCTGGATGGCTTCTGGAGGGACGAGTTAGCAAGTTGAAGGTGAAGGTGGTTCGAATGGCGAGAGCACCTTGGGAGGGACGTACGATGGAAAGCAAACCCATGACGCTCGTTCCACCGTGTGTTCTTGCTGATGAAGTATTTGAAGTAGTAGTCGGGGTCTTCGATGGAACGAatctcgtcgacgtcgttgaTAAAATACCTTGTTCTCGAGCTCAGTATACTGGTGAACATGCGCAAAGACAATTTGTTGGCAACAGAATACCTACCCAAGACCCTTCAAGTCGTCGGGAAACGTTGGATCGGCCGGGAGGCCGGACCAGTGCCGACGAAACATGTTGTTCTTGGAGAGGAGTGTCAAGAAGCCAGGCGATGAGAATGTCTGTCAGGCAAGATCTTTGTACGATTCCAACTAGGTGAGTTGGAAGTTAACTCGAGAAGATCAAAGATTGTAGGCTCCTAGTTTCTGACCCAAGAACATAGACGAAAAAGCCCAAGGGAACAAAGAAACCGAATCTTACGTTCGTTCTTCGGGCGAGCTTCCCTTCTCTGTCTCGCGAGCCGGGAGAACAGCTTGTCGATGGAAAGATGAAATGGCCAACCTAGGTCGAAAGGGAAGGAAGGCGTTGCTCTTCCGGATGCCAGGTAAGGTATGTGGAATTTGACAGAGGCCAGGAAGCACAGGAAGCTCACGACGTTGCTCGTCAACCCTTACAACCCAAACTGCTGGTTTGAAGTCTGTCTGCGTTTGCTTAGAGATGGGCTGGTGTTTGCCAgggacggcctcgcccagaTGCTTCTGCAGCTTCCCGATCATTTCCGTACCGATATCCAAAGTATCAAGTGGACGAGAATAACACAGCAAACATGATCACCACAGGACCTTCTGTACATTACCCAGACAAGAAAAGAATCTACCTTAGTTCATACATGTTCGGTTTATCGTCCTTCCGCGAGCTCAATGGCCCAAGCTGGGGCATTCAAATGCTTGTCCTCGATGGCCCCAACTGATAGAATAAAACAAGCTCGAGTTGCTGGCAGTGTGGCATATATTTATTTGTATTGGCTGACCTGCAGGAAGCAAGGCAGCTGCCAAGCTTCTCGTTGTAAGTCGTGGATGGTGGTGATCGACGACTTGTGATCGAACCCGTGATCCGTCGAGGACAAACCAAGAAACCCTGTCATGGAGAACGCTTCAGCCCTGACATCCTTCCCTCGTTCTTCACACGCTCACAGAAGAGCGCCAAGATGAGCTTGGTTGGAATAGAAGTTGTAGGATGGCGAACTTTGGGGTTGTCGGCTTGGAAAGTACCAGACTAGAAAACTAGCGGCATCGACCTTCGGTCACCAgggcacgacgacgacagtATGACGACGCGGTGAGCAGTTTTCGGCTGATCAGATAGGAACGAGGTTCATATTCATTTATCCGCCAGGCTCTCCTGCTGTCGCCAGAATGTTGATACGCGAAATGCCAACGTGCGGTTTGGGCAGCAGCCAACGCGAAAGGTGGGCAAGCAGGCTGCCCAACTCGGCGACAGAATCGCTCAAAGTCCACGCACAAAGCAGAAAACAGGGCCGCCGTCATCACATCACGTTCTTCCAACAGGTCTTCTTCGTCACATCCAGAGCAAGCCCCAGACTGCAATGAAAAAGGTGTTCGCGTCGTCCGGAGGCAGTGTAATACCGGAGACACTAGCCCAGCGACATGGACAAGTCCAGAGGTCGACCGGGCGGTGACAAAAATTGATTTAATCCATAAATCTACTCCGTAGAGTAGTTTCAGAGATTAAACTGAAAAGAACAGATACTACACTTGATCTAAGCCAAAAGGCAAAGAGAGctggaaaagaaagaagaaaaagatTCTAAAATTCTGGGAGGCTCAGGCAGGTTTTATAGGAAGCAAACTGGCCTGTGCACACATGCAGGTGGCCCGTGCATGAATGAGGACTGTCGTGGGTCCGCTCCAACGCTTCAGCCCCAATCCCAATCGACGCCACACCTCCATTTCCACCTCTCAGAGTTGGCGTGTGGCGCGTGGCCGATTGGCGGGGGCCCACAGGACCCGCAACGCCGGGAGAAAGATCTCAAATCCACTCTGCAAGtgggagacgacgacgacgacgacacctCGAGGAGATCGCCGAACCGCCACACCGCCAAGATGTCGATGTTTAGGGCAAAGAAGCTCGATCTCGGGTGCTTCACCAACGTCCGGATCCTCCGCGACCACTCCAAGCGCAAGGCCTTCGAAGCCGCGGAGCCCGAGAGGTAaccatcctccccctctgTCGAGCCTCCGACTGGCGAACCCCGAACCCGAGGCGACCTCGAAATTTCCTCTAGATCTACGTGGCCTGCAAGGTACCAGCGGGATGGCGCTAACACGGTGGTTTCTTCCGCTCATAGGCAAGCCCTCCGCTACATCATCCGCAACACCTTGCTCCCCGCCCGCACGCGCGCCATtgcccagctccagctcaCCCAGATGCACTGCTACACCCGCCCGACGCAGATCCGGAACCGGTGTATtctcggcggcaaggggcGGGGTATCCTGCGGGACTTCAAGATGTCGCGGGTGCGTGGTCCTCCCCTACAAGTTTCCCTCGTGATGGCAACCAGGAGCGCTGACAGCCGGCGCAGTACAACTTCCGCATGCAAGCGCTGGAGGGAAATCTTCCAGGTGTCAAGAAGGCGAGTTGGTAGGCGAGGTCTGCGGCGTTGGGCTGGTggcagcggtggcggtggtggttgtggctGGGATGTCTCTGGGAGACAAACAAAGAGATTCATTTTACAACGGCACGGCGTGGGGGGTCTCTCGGCTGCAAGGGGCCTCGTATGCCGAATGGATCTCCATGTACAATCTTGTCATATTACAGTGTAAATGCATCATGATAGAATACCCCCTCCAGAAACGCCCTCCTCCGGTGATGATGTGAACGCCCAACCCGAGTCTATACCGCGTGAATGGGGTGTGAAACGCCATCCCTACAATGTTGAACCCGCCTTGCCAACCAGCGAACCAAACCAATCCTCGTCAGTCCACCC carries:
- a CDS encoding mitochondrial 37S ribosomal protein uS14m; the protein is MSMFRAKKLDLGCFTNVRILRDHSKRKAFEAAEPERQALRYIIRNTLLPARTRAIAQLQLTQMHCYTRPTQIRNRCILGGKGRGILRDFKMSRYNFRMQALEGNLPGVKKASW